In Candidatus Zixiibacteriota bacterium, the following proteins share a genomic window:
- a CDS encoding tetratricopeptide repeat protein, translating to MRTKVKLTKHQIKEDKFTNYMLLTRDWFLDNWQIVAILAAVVALIIAGSVYYFRMKSSKDIEAATRLTKAVAEMRRQNFQVAILELKTLSDDYGGDIGGMALFNLGNAYYDSKNYDEAINSFKNYIDNYKLDKLTTASAYGGIAVSLECKQDFLAAGDKYVEAVKYYPESPSAPDYYLGAVRTYVQGGDRPKAEQMFKELEEKFPGSDYGRTAARLIAQLKSQ from the coding sequence ATGCGTACCAAGGTCAAACTAACCAAACATCAAATCAAGGAAGACAAGTTCACCAATTACATGCTCTTGACTCGAGATTGGTTTCTCGATAATTGGCAGATCGTGGCTATTTTGGCTGCTGTGGTTGCTTTGATAATTGCCGGTTCCGTGTACTATTTCAGGATGAAATCATCAAAAGACATCGAGGCGGCCACCCGACTCACCAAGGCTGTGGCCGAGATGAGACGGCAGAACTTTCAGGTGGCGATTCTCGAACTCAAGACCCTCTCCGATGATTACGGCGGCGATATTGGTGGCATGGCCCTCTTCAACCTGGGCAACGCCTACTATGACAGCAAGAATTATGATGAGGCCATCAACAGCTTTAAGAATTACATTGATAATTATAAACTGGATAAATTGACCACCGCTTCCGCCTATGGCGGGATTGCTGTCAGTCTGGAATGCAAACAGGATTTCCTTGCCGCCGGCGATAAATATGTCGAGGCCGTCAAATATTACCCTGAATCACCCTCGGCTCCGGATTATTACCTGGGTGCCGTTCGCACTTATGTACAGGGAGGCGACCGGCCGAAGGCCGAGCAGATGTTCAAGGAACTCGAGGAAAAATTCCCCGGGTCGGATTATGGCCGAACAGCAGCACGATTGATAGCTCAATTGAAATCGCAATAA
- a CDS encoding adenine phosphoribosyltransferase, with the protein MDLKSTIRSIPDFPKKGIMFRDITTLLLEPRAFRQTLDLMEDFCRGRDISKILAIESRGFIFGGALADRLGVGFVPIRKAGKLPGKTVKQEYELEYGTDSIEIHADALKSGEAVMIVDDLVATGGTLEAACQLVEKVGARVAGLAIMIDLAFIPWRKKLEKYEILTLVKYDSE; encoded by the coding sequence ATCGATCTGAAATCAACCATTAGATCTATTCCCGACTTTCCCAAAAAGGGAATTATGTTCCGGGATATCACGACGCTCCTTCTTGAACCACGTGCCTTCCGTCAAACTCTTGATCTGATGGAGGATTTTTGCCGGGGACGAGACATCAGCAAGATTCTGGCCATTGAATCCCGGGGCTTTATATTCGGGGGGGCGCTGGCGGACCGCCTTGGAGTCGGCTTTGTGCCCATACGGAAGGCCGGCAAGCTGCCGGGGAAAACTGTCAAACAGGAATATGAACTTGAATATGGAACCGATTCGATTGAAATCCATGCCGATGCTCTTAAATCCGGTGAAGCAGTAATGATTGTCGATGACCTGGTCGCTACCGGGGGGACTCTTGAGGCGGCCTGCCAACTGGTGGAGAAAGTCGGGGCCAGAGTGGCCGGTCTGGCCATCATGATTGACCTGGCTTTCATCCCCTGGCGAAAGAAACTGGAAAAATATGAGATTTTGACTCTTGTAAAATACGATTCCGAATAA
- a CDS encoding acylphosphatase, which yields MSEVGVTINVRGVVQGVGFRYWCYRKARELALRGYVANLYDGSVEVVAEGEKGIIEEFLKLLKIGPTYAQITDIKILRHEKLKGFKDFTIEYKD from the coding sequence TTGAGCGAGGTCGGCGTTACCATTAATGTCCGAGGAGTCGTTCAGGGGGTTGGATTCCGATACTGGTGTTACCGAAAAGCCAGGGAATTGGCTCTGCGCGGTTATGTTGCCAACCTTTATGACGGTTCCGTTGAGGTGGTTGCCGAAGGTGAAAAGGGGATAATCGAGGAATTCCTGAAACTTCTTAAAATCGGCCCCACTTATGCCCAAATTACCGATATCAAAATCCTGCGCCATGAAAAGCTGAAAGGCTTCAAAGACTTCACGATTGAATATAAGGACTGA
- a CDS encoding TIGR00725 family protein, with protein MSKKKQLFIAVVGAGKCSQKMKDLAEKVGRTIAENGGILVCGGLGGVMEAAAKGAKSKKGITIGILPGETREEANEFIDIAIPTGIGDARNLIVIRAADAVVALPGKFGTLSEMAFCLKLEKPLVSLSAWHISETIEEFDDPVKAALKALELAGK; from the coding sequence ATGTCGAAGAAGAAGCAACTATTTATCGCTGTTGTCGGGGCCGGCAAATGTTCTCAGAAAATGAAAGACTTGGCTGAGAAGGTCGGCCGAACCATCGCCGAAAATGGCGGCATATTGGTTTGCGGCGGACTCGGCGGCGTCATGGAGGCCGCGGCCAAAGGAGCGAAATCCAAGAAGGGAATCACTATCGGAATTCTCCCCGGTGAGACACGCGAGGAAGCCAACGAGTTCATCGATATTGCTATCCCGACTGGAATTGGCGATGCTCGAAATCTGATCGTCATTCGTGCCGCCGATGCCGTGGTCGCTCTCCCGGGAAAATTCGGCACCCTCTCGGAGATGGCTTTCTGTCTGAAACTCGAGAAACCGCTGGTTTCCCTTTCGGCCTGGCATATTTCGGAAACCATTGAAGAATTTGACGACCCGGTAAAGGCGGCTCTAAAAGCCCTGGAGTTGGCAGGAAAATAG
- the surE gene encoding 5'/3'-nucleotidase SurE, translated as MLILLTNDDGIYAEGLLTLEKELRKKAEVLLLAPDREQSAAGHSLTLSRPLRLHQRGPGRYTCDGTPTDCIMLAVHGLLKHKLPDLLISGINHGGNMGEDITYSGTVAAAIEGSILGIPSLAVSNTDSENLKSFAPAAGFIAKFVKRLAGFEFSTDTFLNINFPPLKGMAFTRFRYTCLGNRVYNDIIIEKTDPRGKNYYWIAGKSTWSDVDGSDFEAVSAGYVSISPLRMNFTDFETMEKMKGWNLKL; from the coding sequence GTGCTGATTCTTTTAACCAATGATGACGGCATCTATGCCGAGGGCCTGCTGACTCTTGAAAAGGAGTTAAGGAAAAAAGCCGAGGTGCTGCTGTTAGCGCCCGATCGGGAACAGTCGGCGGCAGGCCATTCGCTCACTCTTTCGCGCCCCCTCCGACTTCATCAACGCGGCCCCGGACGCTATACCTGCGATGGTACCCCGACTGATTGTATCATGCTGGCCGTGCATGGTCTGTTAAAGCACAAACTTCCCGACCTGCTCATCTCCGGTATCAACCACGGCGGGAATATGGGCGAGGATATCACTTACTCAGGGACCGTGGCGGCCGCCATTGAAGGTTCGATTCTGGGGATTCCCTCTTTAGCCGTATCCAATACCGATTCCGAGAATCTCAAATCGTTTGCGCCGGCCGCCGGATTTATCGCCAAATTCGTGAAAAGATTAGCTGGCTTTGAGTTTTCCACCGACACTTTCCTGAATATCAATTTCCCGCCGCTAAAGGGGATGGCTTTCACGCGGTTCCGTTACACCTGCCTGGGGAATCGTGTATATAATGATATTATTATTGAGAAAACCGACCCGCGCGGGAAAAATTACTACTGGATTGCCGGAAAGTCAACTTGGAGTGATGTCGACGGTTCCGATTTTGAGGCCGTTTCGGCCGGCTATGTCTCTATTTCCCCTCTGAGGATGAATTTTACGGATTTTGAGACAATGGAAAAAATGAAAGGGTGGAATCTCAAACTTTAA
- a CDS encoding DinB family protein, whose protein sequence is MKLSEIFSDWERIRLEMIEGVSSLTQDQLDWIPEGGKSSIADLLRHISEAELWWFGQVVLEKARYRDLTPKMAPEITSIVNELQESHKFVLEALEINTVDDWNKKKYSPRPEEVLSLKDIAWHTIEHEMRHRGQIFMLMRLQGIKPPNV, encoded by the coding sequence ATGAAATTATCCGAAATATTCTCCGATTGGGAAAGGATTCGCCTCGAAATGATCGAGGGTGTTTCGTCACTCACCCAGGATCAGCTTGATTGGATTCCGGAGGGAGGCAAAAGCAGCATTGCCGACCTCCTCCGCCATATATCTGAGGCCGAACTCTGGTGGTTTGGACAGGTGGTGCTGGAAAAAGCCAGATATCGCGATCTGACCCCCAAGATGGCGCCGGAGATAACAAGTATTGTGAATGAATTGCAGGAATCTCACAAATTTGTATTGGAAGCTCTGGAGATTAATACCGTCGATGATTGGAATAAGAAAAAATATTCTCCACGCCCGGAAGAAGTTCTCAGCCTGAAGGATATTGCCTGGCATACAATCGAGCATGAAATGCGGCATCGGGGACAGATATTCATGCTCATGCGCCTGCAGGGAATCAAACCGCCGAATGTCTGA
- a CDS encoding glycosyltransferase family 2 protein: MNDSSLNIGEFPRGMGHTSLTNSEPAILILIPAYNAARYLPELVSRIRRVADDSDILIINDGSTDKTAEILQNLDAPYLINNPNQGKGYTLKRGYDYAADKGYDYVITIDADLQHLPEELLRFMAESGRADIYIGTRKIELAIMPFARWLTNNLTSLIISIFSGRRIRDSQSGYRMMATDLLRQVRVNSVKYDYESEILFQAGALGAKVGEIPITTIYEGSLSYINPLIDTGRFIKLIWKRILL, translated from the coding sequence ATGAATGATTCCTCGCTGAATATTGGCGAATTTCCCCGTGGCATGGGGCATACCTCATTAACAAACTCAGAACCTGCAATCCTTATACTTATCCCCGCCTATAACGCCGCCCGGTATCTGCCGGAACTGGTATCAAGAATTCGCCGGGTCGCCGATGATTCCGACATTCTTATCATCAATGATGGTTCCACCGACAAGACGGCCGAAATCCTGCAAAACCTCGATGCCCCGTATCTTATTAATAATCCCAATCAGGGGAAAGGATATACATTAAAAAGGGGATATGATTACGCGGCCGACAAAGGATACGATTATGTCATCACCATCGATGCCGATCTGCAGCATCTCCCTGAGGAACTCCTCCGATTTATGGCCGAATCCGGCAGGGCAGATATTTATATCGGTACCAGAAAAATAGAGCTTGCCATCATGCCTTTCGCTCGCTGGTTGACAAACAACCTGACCTCCCTTATCATCTCCATATTCAGCGGCCGGAGGATCAGAGACTCGCAATCGGGATACCGGATGATGGCAACTGATTTATTGCGACAGGTAAGAGTCAATTCGGTCAAATATGACTATGAATCGGAAATCCTGTTTCAGGCCGGCGCGTTGGGGGCGAAGGTCGGCGAAATTCCGATTACAACCATATATGAAGGGTCGCTCTCTTATATCAACCCTCTGATTGATACCGGACGATTTATCAAACTTATTTGGAAAAGGATTCTTTTATGA
- a CDS encoding MerR family transcriptional regulator, producing MPRRKNKGEDKLYYSISEVARMTRLEAYVLRFWEKEFPTLKPRKNRGGNRVYQKHDIEIINQIKQLLYKENYTIEGARNRLRGIKPTEEKKELVASGKFQTIMGEIKSEIETLLKLFPCLFGMFG from the coding sequence ATGCCGCGCCGAAAAAATAAAGGCGAAGATAAGCTTTATTATTCCATCAGTGAAGTGGCCCGCATGACCCGCTTGGAAGCCTATGTTCTCCGCTTCTGGGAGAAGGAATTTCCAACGCTCAAGCCGAGAAAAAACCGCGGCGGCAATCGGGTCTATCAAAAACATGATATCGAAATTATCAATCAAATCAAACAGCTGCTCTATAAGGAAAATTATACTATCGAAGGGGCTCGCAACCGCCTCCGGGGAATTAAACCGACCGAAGAGAAGAAGGAATTAGTCGCCTCCGGTAAGTTCCAAACCATCATGGGCGAGATCAAAAGCGAGATTGAAACCCTGCTCAAACTTTTCCCTTGCCTTTTTGGCATGTTCGGTTAG
- a CDS encoding NAD(P)H-dependent glycerol-3-phosphate dehydrogenase, translating to MAEKIVILGAGSWGIAVANLLHSNGHDVTMWEFNPADCQSLLVNRTHPQKLPGIDIPSGILITNELSLAVSRGDYIILAVPTQKVRQVCQSLDKLLQLPKYFVNLAKGVEIGTLLRVSEIIRSTIASSTDDRIATLSGPSHAEEVARNLPTSVVAASSNFEFAAAVQRLFSHRTFRVYRSSDLKGVELGGALKNVIAIASGITQGLGFGDNTSGALITRGLAEITRIGVKLGADPLTFAGLSGIGDLVTTCISRHSRNRYVGEKIGRGEKLSDILAGMVMVAEGVDTCRSARAMAEKYQVEMPITEEVYKVLFEDKPPAEAVADLMGRSLKEEVWN from the coding sequence ATGGCTGAGAAAATAGTTATCCTGGGAGCCGGCAGTTGGGGCATAGCCGTGGCCAATCTGCTCCATTCCAATGGGCATGACGTGACGATGTGGGAGTTCAATCCGGCCGATTGTCAATCTCTGCTGGTCAACCGAACTCATCCGCAGAAGCTACCCGGGATTGACATTCCGTCCGGAATATTGATTACCAACGAGCTCAGTCTGGCGGTCAGCCGGGGCGACTATATTATCCTCGCGGTGCCGACCCAGAAAGTTCGTCAGGTCTGCCAATCGCTCGATAAGCTGCTGCAACTGCCGAAATATTTCGTGAATCTTGCCAAAGGGGTCGAGATAGGTACACTTCTTCGAGTATCAGAAATAATCCGCTCGACCATTGCCTCCTCCACCGATGATCGAATCGCCACCTTATCCGGCCCCAGTCATGCCGAGGAGGTAGCCCGTAATCTGCCCACTTCGGTGGTGGCGGCATCATCCAATTTCGAGTTTGCGGCTGCCGTGCAGCGCCTGTTCAGCCATCGTACTTTCCGTGTCTATCGATCGAGCGATCTGAAGGGAGTCGAACTCGGGGGGGCATTGAAAAATGTCATCGCCATAGCCTCCGGTATCACTCAGGGGCTTGGGTTCGGCGACAATACCAGCGGCGCCCTGATCACTCGCGGTCTGGCCGAGATAACCAGAATCGGTGTCAAACTCGGCGCCGACCCGCTGACCTTTGCCGGTCTTTCGGGCATCGGGGATCTGGTCACTACCTGCATTTCGCGCCATTCGCGCAACCGCTATGTGGGGGAAAAAATCGGTCGGGGGGAGAAGTTGTCGGACATTCTGGCCGGAATGGTAATGGTCGCCGAGGGAGTAGACACTTGTCGCTCGGCCCGGGCTATGGCCGAAAAATATCAGGTGGAGATGCCCATCACAGAGGAAGTTTACAAAGTTCTTTTTGAAGATAAACCGCCGGCCGAGGCGGTCGCCGATTTAATGGGTCGTTCCCTGAAAGAAGAGGTCTGGAATTGA
- the plsY gene encoding glycerol-3-phosphate 1-O-acyltransferase PlsY, translated as MYHVAAILIGYLIGSIPFGLLIARVFGIPDIRKVGSGNIGATNVWRVAGRIPGILVMIGDVGKGVASVLVAAIILPPADLTEYFKLASGLAAILGHIFPLFLRFNGGKGVDTALGMMATLLPVETIIALAIFIIVVTISRYISLGSILASFSFFLVVLLEWVLNLDYVHPIYIPVSFLLAVMIIMTHRGNIKRLLNGSESRFQLHPKMAVGEEKNG; from the coding sequence ATGTATCACGTCGCCGCCATTCTGATTGGATATCTAATCGGCTCTATCCCTTTTGGCCTCCTGATCGCCAGAGTCTTCGGTATTCCGGATATTCGCAAGGTCGGTTCCGGAAATATCGGGGCCACCAACGTCTGGCGTGTGGCCGGACGAATTCCCGGTATATTGGTCATGATCGGTGATGTCGGGAAAGGAGTGGCCTCGGTATTAGTGGCTGCAATCATTCTTCCGCCGGCCGACCTGACGGAATACTTCAAGCTGGCCTCGGGCTTGGCCGCGATTTTGGGACATATCTTCCCGCTTTTCCTTCGTTTCAATGGCGGCAAGGGAGTCGATACTGCTCTGGGTATGATGGCCACGCTTCTGCCCGTTGAAACTATCATCGCCTTGGCGATATTCATCATTGTGGTTACAATCAGCAGATATATTTCTCTGGGTTCTATTCTGGCCTCTTTCTCGTTCTTCCTGGTTGTACTGCTGGAATGGGTACTCAATCTTGATTATGTCCATCCGATCTATATTCCGGTTTCCTTCCTGCTGGCGGTCATGATAATCATGACTCATCGGGGCAACATCAAAAGACTCCTGAATGGAAGTGAAAGCCGTTTCCAGCTGCATCCCAAAATGGCAGTAGGGGAGGAGAAAAATGGCTGA
- the rplQ gene encoding 50S ribosomal protein L17, which translates to MKVRKLSRTKPHREAMLNNLATSLFANRMIETTEAKAKELRRLADRLISTAKDDSLAARRLVAEKVKDRKVLKKLFTEIVPQFKNRTSGFTRVVKVGFRRGDSAMVAVVELLTEKPKIEKAKGKKQKGASKKKEKEVAETAGKAAKSEKGKAEE; encoded by the coding sequence ATGAAAGTTCGAAAGCTCAGCCGTACCAAACCGCATCGCGAGGCTATGCTGAATAATCTGGCAACTTCCCTTTTTGCCAACCGGATGATTGAGACAACGGAAGCCAAAGCCAAGGAACTTCGCCGGCTGGCCGACCGACTGATCAGTACCGCTAAGGATGATTCCCTGGCGGCGCGGCGGCTGGTCGCCGAAAAAGTTAAAGACCGGAAAGTCCTGAAGAAGCTCTTTACCGAAATCGTTCCGCAATTTAAAAACCGCACTTCCGGTTTCACCCGGGTGGTCAAGGTCGGTTTCCGCCGCGGTGACAGCGCTATGGTGGCTGTGGTCGAGCTTTTGACGGAAAAGCCCAAAATCGAAAAGGCCAAGGGCAAGAAACAAAAAGGCGCCTCGAAGAAAAAAGAGAAAGAAGTCGCGGAGACGGCGGGGAAAGCCGCAAAATCCGAAAAGGGAAAGGCCGAAGAATAA
- a CDS encoding DNA-directed RNA polymerase subunit alpha, with product MKWKSLQMPKEIVSDRSSATENYSRFIVEPLERGFGITLGNALRRVLLSSIQGAAATSIRVDGALHEFTTIPGLYEDVTELVLNVKMMRVKLYADEMKTVTLQASKKGPLTAGMLTTDAQVEILNPDLHIAELVEDREFKMEVDIDGGRSYVLAEQNKRPDAPLGTIFVDSLFSPVTKVNFEVENTRVGQRTDYDRLIIEISTDGSITPEDALSFAAKILKDHLQLLIHIDEEIQVAEEKVEDEETVRIRQLLKTRVDELELSVRSSNCLRAANIQSLADLVSRGESEMLKYRNFGRKSLNELNAILDELNLSFGMDISRFMEKPEKL from the coding sequence ATGAAATGGAAAAGCTTGCAGATGCCGAAAGAAATCGTCTCGGACCGTTCATCGGCGACAGAGAATTATTCCCGATTCATCGTCGAACCTCTCGAGAGAGGCTTCGGCATCACGCTCGGCAACGCCCTGCGACGTGTCCTGCTTTCTTCGATACAGGGCGCCGCGGCTACCTCTATACGGGTCGACGGTGCACTCCATGAGTTCACCACGATTCCCGGTCTTTATGAAGATGTAACCGAGCTGGTGCTGAATGTCAAGATGATGCGGGTCAAACTGTACGCCGATGAGATGAAGACGGTGACTCTTCAGGCGAGCAAAAAAGGTCCCTTGACCGCCGGCATGCTTACAACCGATGCACAGGTGGAAATCTTGAATCCCGACCTGCATATTGCCGAGCTGGTCGAGGATCGCGAATTCAAAATGGAAGTTGATATCGACGGGGGCCGCAGCTATGTCCTGGCTGAACAGAACAAGCGCCCCGATGCCCCGCTCGGCACTATTTTTGTCGACTCACTTTTCTCGCCGGTAACTAAGGTGAATTTCGAGGTCGAGAACACCCGTGTCGGACAGCGCACCGATTATGATCGTCTTATCATTGAGATAAGCACCGATGGATCGATTACTCCCGAGGATGCCCTTTCTTTCGCCGCCAAGATTCTTAAGGATCATCTGCAACTACTTATCCATATCGATGAAGAAATTCAGGTGGCCGAGGAAAAAGTCGAAGACGAGGAAACCGTACGCATCCGCCAACTGCTCAAGACCAGAGTTGATGAATTGGAGCTGTCTGTGCGATCCTCCAATTGCCTGCGGGCGGCCAATATACAATCCCTGGCTGATCTGGTTTCCAGAGGCGAATCAGAGATGCTCAAATACCGCAATTTCGGCCGGAAATCTCTGAACGAATTAAATGCCATACTCGACGAATTGAATCTGTCATTCGGAATGGATATCTCCAGGTTCATGGAGAAACCGGAAAAGTTATAG
- the rpsD gene encoding 30S ribosomal protein S4 produces MARYRDSNCKLCRREGEKLFLKGHRCMTEKCAIERRSYAPGQHGQTMRYKVSNYGRQLREKQKVRRVYGVLEKQFRNYFHKAEQKVGVTGEQLLQLLECRLDNIVYRLGFAPSRKAARLLVTHRHFTVNGKIVDIPSYQLKPHDVVKVRDKSKNLDIVHAALKEFGQAEQMGWLRLNKAALEGELLEYPKRTDIPMTANEQLIVELYSK; encoded by the coding sequence ATGGCTCGATATCGTGATTCAAATTGCAAACTCTGCCGTCGCGAGGGCGAAAAGCTTTTTCTCAAAGGGCACCGCTGTATGACCGAAAAGTGTGCCATCGAGAGAAGGTCCTACGCCCCGGGTCAGCACGGCCAGACTATGCGCTATAAGGTTTCCAACTATGGCCGCCAGTTGCGCGAAAAGCAGAAAGTCCGCCGTGTCTATGGCGTTCTGGAAAAGCAATTCCGCAACTATTTCCATAAAGCGGAACAAAAGGTGGGTGTCACCGGTGAGCAGTTGTTGCAGTTGCTGGAGTGCCGCCTTGACAATATTGTCTATCGTCTCGGCTTCGCTCCCTCACGCAAAGCCGCCCGTCTGCTGGTGACTCATCGCCATTTTACCGTCAACGGCAAAATCGTTGACATACCCTCGTACCAGCTGAAGCCGCATGATGTTGTCAAAGTGCGGGATAAATCGAAAAACCTTGATATCGTTCACGCCGCCTTAAAGGAGTTTGGACAGGCGGAACAGATGGGCTGGCTGCGTCTTAACAAGGCGGCGCTGGAAGGTGAATTGCTTGAATATCCCAAGCGCACCGATATTCCGATGACCGCTAATGAACAGTTAATTGTGGAACTTTATTCGAAATAG
- the rpsK gene encoding 30S ribosomal protein S11 translates to MAEQKKKTKVKKRLGKIDSVGIAHIQATFNNTIVTITDTQGHTVSWATAGKVGFKGSKKSTPFAAQLAANSSAREALDLGVRKVEVWVKGPGAGREAAIRSLSAAGLEITAIKDVTPMPHNGCRPPKRRRV, encoded by the coding sequence GTGGCCGAACAAAAGAAAAAAACGAAAGTCAAAAAGAGATTAGGTAAAATAGATTCCGTTGGAATCGCCCATATTCAGGCAACCTTTAATAATACCATAGTTACCATCACCGACACCCAGGGACATACCGTCTCGTGGGCCACGGCCGGTAAAGTCGGATTCAAAGGCTCTAAGAAGTCGACGCCGTTCGCGGCTCAGCTGGCGGCCAATTCGAGCGCCAGAGAGGCCTTAGACCTCGGAGTCAGAAAGGTTGAAGTGTGGGTGAAGGGACCGGGAGCCGGCCGCGAGGCTGCCATCCGCTCATTGTCTGCGGCAGGACTCGAAATCACGGCCATTAAGGATGTCACGCCCATGCCCCACAACGGTTGCCGCCCGCCCAAGAGAAGAAGAGTTTAA
- the rpsM gene encoding 30S ribosomal protein S13, with protein sequence MARIAGVDLPKDKRIEVGLTYIFGIGNPSAKKILAKTGINPDTRVNKLTEEEVSKLRGAIESEFKVEGTLRSEVSMNIKRLIDIGSYRGLRHRRGLPVRGQRTKTNARTRKGPRKTVAGKKKVIAKK encoded by the coding sequence TTGGCACGTATTGCAGGTGTCGATTTACCGAAAGATAAAAGAATAGAGGTGGGATTGACCTATATATTCGGCATTGGTAACCCATCAGCCAAGAAGATTCTGGCCAAAACCGGAATCAACCCGGATACGCGGGTCAACAAACTGACCGAAGAAGAAGTGTCTAAGCTTCGCGGTGCCATTGAAAGCGAGTTCAAGGTCGAAGGGACTCTGCGCAGCGAGGTGTCGATGAATATTAAGCGACTAATCGACATCGGAAGCTATCGCGGTTTGCGCCATCGCCGGGGATTGCCGGTGCGCGGCCAGCGAACCAAAACCAATGCGAGAACCCGCAAGGGTCCCAGAAAGACAGTGGCCGGCAAGAAGAAAGTCATCGCCAAAAAGTAA
- the rpmJ gene encoding 50S ribosomal protein L36, producing the protein MKVRSSIKKRCEHCKIIKRHGIIRVICSKNPNHKQRQG; encoded by the coding sequence ATGAAAGTCCGTTCATCAATTAAGAAAAGATGTGAACACTGCAAGATCATTAAGCGTCACGGCATTATTCGTGTGATCTGCAGTAAGAACCCCAATCACAAACAGCGCCAGGGATAG
- the infA gene encoding translation initiation factor IF-1: protein MAKEDTIQVEGKVLEPLPNAMFKVELDNGHVVLAHISGKMRMHFIKILPGDRVTLELSPYDLSRGRIIYRYK, encoded by the coding sequence ATGGCCAAAGAAGACACCATACAGGTCGAAGGAAAGGTTTTGGAGCCTCTCCCTAACGCCATGTTTAAAGTGGAACTGGATAATGGGCATGTGGTTCTGGCCCATATATCGGGAAAAATGAGAATGCATTTTATTAAGATTCTGCCCGGCGACCGGGTGACCCTGGAATTGTCCCCGTACGATTTATCGCGCGGCAGAATTATTTATAGATATAAATGA
- the map gene encoding type I methionyl aminopeptidase produces the protein MIIIKTDAQIETMRKAGSVVAETLRLVKNHIRPGITTAEIDRLAEDFILSRGAKPAFKGYHGFPASTCISIDDEVVHGIPGARVLMDGQIVSVDLGAIVGGYYGDSAATFPVGEISEEKRKLLEVTQRSLEAGIARVKAGNRLGEVSAAVQETAEAAGFSVVRELVGHGIGKAMHEDPQVPNFGSVNTKVDGWTVVTADGSPSAHFEHTVAVTDDGCDILTL, from the coding sequence GTGATAATTATTAAGACCGACGCCCAGATTGAGACCATGAGAAAAGCCGGTAGTGTTGTGGCCGAGACGCTGCGCCTTGTGAAAAATCATATCCGGCCCGGAATTACGACCGCTGAAATCGACCGGCTGGCGGAGGATTTTATCCTCTCGCGCGGGGCCAAACCGGCTTTCAAGGGATATCATGGATTCCCTGCCAGCACCTGCATCTCTATCGACGATGAGGTTGTCCACGGAATCCCCGGAGCAAGGGTTCTTATGGATGGACAGATCGTCTCGGTCGACCTGGGCGCCATTGTCGGCGGTTACTACGGTGATTCCGCCGCCACTTTTCCGGTGGGAGAGATTTCGGAAGAAAAGAGGAAACTTCTCGAGGTGACCCAACGTTCTTTAGAGGCCGGTATCGCCAGGGTTAAAGCCGGTAACCGGCTTGGCGAGGTTTCCGCCGCGGTACAGGAGACCGCGGAAGCCGCCGGATTTTCGGTGGTCAGGGAACTGGTCGGTCACGGAATCGGCAAGGCGATGCATGAGGACCCGCAGGTGCCTAATTTTGGCTCCGTGAATACGAAAGTCGATGGCTGGACGGTGGTGACGGCGGACGGCTCCCCTTCGGCCCATTTCGAGCATACCGTCGCGGTTACCGATGACGGCTGTGATATTTTGACACTTTAG